The DNA window TTGGTGCTGGAACCCGGCCGTCGGCCCTGCCTGCGCAAGGGGGGAACCGACCACGAGGTGACCAAGACGCCCCTCGATGGTCCGGTGATCGATCGCCTGCTGCGCGAGATCGCTCCACCGGGCGAGGTCCCGGAGGCCCAGGAGCAGGATCGTTGGGAATTCGACTACGCGGTCGGCCAAAGAGTTTTTCGCTTCTTCGGCCTGAACACTCCCAATGGCTGGCTGGTCTCGGTGACCCACGACCCCACAGCCAAAGTCCCCGAGCCACCGCCGGAGACCATGCAGCCGCCGATGCCGGAGCCGGCCCTCTTCGAGCCGCCGGCGGCCGGCGATTCGCTGGAGAGCGCGCCTCCACCGCAGAATCTCTGGCCCAAGGGCGGCGGCGGCAGCTCCGCCGCGGCCGACTCCGTGCTGACGGCCGAGGCCGGTCCTTCCCTTGCCGAGCCGGTACAGACGGAGCTGCCCAAGATCGAGCCGCCGCAGCTCGAGCCCCCGAAGGTCGAGCCGACGGCACCGACGGCCGGGGCGCCATCGCCCCCCGAGGTACCCAAGATTCAGCCGACCGTCTCGCCACCGGTGCTTCCGGCAACGGAGACCGGATCTCCGCGGCCCAGCAGCCCCGAGCCGCCGGCAACCCCGACCGAGGCCGCTCAGGCACCGCCCCGTCCGGTGCTGGTGACGGAGCCGCCACCGCCGGTCCCAGACCCACGGGACGAGACCGTCCCTCCGACCGACCCTCGTCTCGAAGCTTCCGCCACCGGCTCCTTCGAGGTCTCCGATGTCCGACCGCTCCTCGTCGAGGTGATCGGTCGGGGAGCTTCGGACCTGCACCTCGCCCCGGGGCAGCAGCCGCGACTGCGGATCGACGGCACCCTCGAGATCCTCACCGGCTATTCGGGCCCGCGAGCCGACGTCCTCGAGCGCTTGCTGCGGGACGTCACGCCGGACAGCGCCTGGCGCGAGCTCGACCGCGTCGGCGACACCGAGTTCGCCTTCGAGCTCGAGGGTCGCGGCCGCTTCCGCGCCCACCTCTATCGCGATCGTCGCGGCATCGGCGGTGCCTTCCGGCTGATTCCCCCGGAGATTCTTTCCCTCGAGGAGCTCGGCCTGCCGGAGATCACGAAGAGCCTGACCGGTTTGCCCGACGGCTTGATCCTGGTGGCCGGCTCGACGTCGTCCGGCAAGACCACCACCCTGGCCGCGCTGCTCGACGAGATCAACCGCAACCGGACGGCCCACATCGTGACCCTCGAAGAGCCGGTGGAGTTCATCTTCCCGACTCGCAAGAGCCTGGTGGTGCAACGCCAGATCGGTAGCGATAGCGAGACCTACAAGATCGCCCTGAAGGCCGCCTTGCGGAAGGACCCGGACGTCATCGCCGTCGGCGAGCTGCGCGATCCGGAGACCGCCTCCCTCGCGCTGGAGACCGCCGACACGGGCCACCTGGTGTTCTCGACGGTGCACGCCAGCTCCGCGGCCAGCGCCGTGTCACGGCTGATCGACCAGTTCGCGCCGGCCGAGCAACCGCGCATTCGGCGCATGCTGGCCTCGAGCCTGCGAGCGGTGCTGCATCAGACCCTGCTGCGGCGCAAGGGCGGCGGCCGCGTCGCCGCCTACGAGATTCTCCTGATCACCCGTTCCATCGCCGAGCTGATCCGCAACCAGCGCAGCTCGGAGATTCCGAACGCCATGGAGCAGGGTCGCAAGCAGGGCATGGTGCTGCGCGATGACGCCCTTCACCGGCTGGTGGTCATGGGCCTGGTCGAGCCGCGTGAAGCCTACCGCCATGCCCAGGACCGTCCCACGTTCCAGGCCCGCCTCCGCAGCCTCGAAGAAGAGAGCGGAGCGTCGGGCGACGACACCGCCTAGAGCGCCGAATCGATCCCCTTGGAAGTCGCTCTACTCGCCGGCATCGTTCTCTTCACCACCGCTTCCTTCGCGAAGCAGTGGCTGCCGATCGACGTCACCGCCCTCACCGCCTTGGGGCTGCTGCTGCTGTTCGATCTGGTCACGCCGCAGGAAGCCATCGCCGGCTTCAGCAATCCCGCCGTCATCACCGTGATGATGATGTTCGTGCTCAGCGACAGCCTGGTGCACAGCGGGGTCGTCAACCGCCTCGGCCACCGCATCGCCCACCTTTCCGGGCGCTCCATGTGGAAAGCCGCCGTCCTCCTGTTGCTGTTGACCGGAGCGCTCTCGGCCTTCATCAACAACACCGCCGCCGTCGCCATCCTGATGCCCGTCGGCATCCTGATCGCCAAGCACTACCGCATCAGCCCCTCGAAGATTCTGATGCCGCTGTCCTTCATCTCGATTCTCGGCGGAACCTGCACCCTGATCGGCACCTCGACCAATCTCTTGGTCAGCTCGATGGCGGCCGAAAGCGGCCTCGAGCCCTTCAGCATCTTCGAGTTCGCGTGGGTCGGTGGGCTGCTGTTCGTCGTCGGCGGGGCCTATCTCTTGCTGGTTCCCATGCGTTTCCTGCCGTCGCGCAGCATCCTGTCGAGCCTGACCCGCAAGTACCACATGGGTGCCTTCCTCACCGAGGTCAAGGTGCCCGCCGACTCGCGCCTGATCGGCAAGACCGTGGCCGAAGAGGAGATCAGCGACCGCTTCCAGCTCAACGTGCTGGAGATTCTGCGCGGCGAGCTCAAGATCTCGATGGACCTGCGCAATACCCGCATCGCCGCCGGCGATGTGCTGATCGTCCGCGGCTCGATGGAAGACATCCTGTCGTGTAAGGAGCACTACAGCCTGCTGCTGCTGTCGGACACCAAGCTCGGCGATGAGAGCCTGAGTGACGAGTCCAACATCCTGGTCGAGGTCCAGCTCTCCCCGACCTCGCAGCTGGTGGGCCAGACCCTCAAGCAGATCGACTTCCGCAAGCGCTACGGCTGCTTCGTCCTCGCCCTCAACCGCACCGGCGAGATGATCCATCGCAAGATCGCCTTCATCCCTCTCGAGCACTGGGACACGCTGTTGGTGTTCGGCCCTCGGGCCCGCATCGAGGCCCTCAACGGCCTCGAAGACTTCACTCCCCTGCAGGAGGTCGACGTGCGGCTACGGCTGAGCCGACGGTGGTGGATCAGCGCCGCCATCATCCCGATCGTGGTGCTGCTGGCCGCCACCGGAGTGATGCCCATCTTGAAGGCTTCGATCCTCGGTGTGGTGGCGATGCTGCTGACCCGGACGATTCAGATTCAGCAGGCCTACAAGGCGATCAACTGGACGGTGATCTTCCTGATCGCGGCCGTCTTGCCGATTGGCAAAGCGATGGTCAACACCGGCCTCGATTCTCTGATCGGTGATTCCCTGGCCGCCGTCGGCGGACCCTACGGACCGGTCGCCGTGCTCGCCATGATGGTGGTGTTCACCTCGCTTCTGTCGGAGGTCATCTCCAACAACTCGGCGGCGGTGATGATGGTGCCCATCGCCCTGTCGGTGGCGAGCACCCTCGGGGTCGACCCCAAACCGTTGTTGATGGGGATCACCTTTGCCGCCTCGATGAGCTTCATGACCCCCATCGGCTACCAGACCAACACCATGGTCTACGGCCCTGGCGGTTATCGTTTCACCGACTTCACCCGCGCCGGCGCTCCCTTGAGCATCTTCTGCTGGATCACGGCGATTCTGCTGATCCCGCGCATCTGGCCCTTCTAGCAGGCTGCTGCAACGGTCGCGCAGCGACCGATTGAGCGCCTACGATTCCACCTCGATCTGGCGCATTTCCCGGCGCAACCAGAGGCGCGACACCCGCCACTCGCGGGTGACGGTGCCGCGCGAGATTTCGAGCAATTCGGCGACCTCGGCGGCGGTCAGGCCGGCGAAGTAGCGCAGCTCGATGATCTGAGCCTGCCGTGGATCGATCACCGCCAGGCGGTCGAGGGCCTGATCGAGGGCCAAGATCTCGATGTCGAACGGATTGACGAGGTAATCGTCGGCGAGCTCGATGGGGATCAGCTCGTCCTTGGGGATGCGCTTGCCGGCTGTCACCCGGCGGGCGTGATCGATCAGCACCCGGCGCATGGCAATCGCCGCCGAGCCGAAGAAGTGACGCCGGTCGTCCCACACCAGCGTGTCGCGATCGAACAGCCGCAGATAAGCCTCGTGGACGACCTCGGTGGCCTTCAGAGTGTGACCGGATCGCTCGCGCCGGATCAGGCCCATGGCGACCCTTCGCAACTCCCCATAAACGAAGCCAATCAATCGCTCCAATGCATCGTCGCGGCCGCGCCGCAGCTCGCCGAGGAGCTGCGTCACTTCCCCGCGGGGATCTGGAGCTACCTGGTTCAAGTCTCGCCTGCGCTTTGGTCGACGTTCTCGGCCCTGACTCCATCCTACTCGCTGCTCGCCCGTCGCCGAAGCTCGGTTCGCCGACGACCCCTTCACGAAGCGGCAGCGACGGCTTCGGCCCTGGCCTCCAAGAGCTCCGGATGGTCGTCCGGCAGGACGCCCTCGAAGATCTCGAGAGCCCGCCGCAGAAACTCGGCCCCTTCCTCGCGCCGCCCCTGCTTCAGGCGCAGACGGCCGAGCTGGAAGAGATCCTGAGCGACATCACGGGTTGGAACATCGTAGAGGGTTTCGTGGGTCTTCAGGGCCTGGTCCAGCAGCGCTTCGGCCTCATCGTAGAGACCTTGCTCGATCCGGACCGTCCCCAGCCGGCGGAACATCACGGCGCTCACCGGGTGATCCTCGCCGCGCTGCCGAACGGACTCCGCCAGCAAGGGCTCGAAGGCGGCCACGGCGGAGGCGAGATCGCCCCTTTTCCAGGCGACCTGAGCCAGGTCGGTTTGCACTCGACGGACCGCAAACTGGTCTTGTCCGTAGAGCTCGAGGGCGCGCCCTAAGACCCTCTCGGCGCCCGCGAAATCCTCGGCGAGCAACAGCGCCCTCCCCAACTCCCGAAGGGTCCTGCCGATCTCCCGGGCATCGCCCTCGCCCGCCGCCTCCTGCTCGGCCAGCAGGCCTTCCAGATGAACGATCGCTTCGTCCGCTCGCGACCCTCGGCGCCAGAGGGCGCCGAGGGCGCGACGCGCCAAGAGGGTGCGATGGTGGGTCGGGCCGTGCACCTCTTGCCAGGCGCTCGCCGCCCGTCGCAGCAGCCGCTCCGCTTCCTCCCAGCCGCCCAACTGCTCTTCGATCCCTGCCAGATTGAGCCAACACCCCACCACCAACGGGTGCTGGTCTCCAAAAGCCTCGATGAAGAAGCCCTCGGCTTCGCGAAGGATCGGTCGCGCCTCGCCATAGCGGCCGAAGCCGCGCAGCGCGACTCCCAAGTTGTTGAGCGACTCTCCGATCGCTCCGGGGTTGTCGGCCAGCTCGCTGCGCCGGATCTCCAGAGCCCGCCGGTGCCCGGCGATGGCCTCGTCGAACCGGTGCAGACGGTAGTGCAGGTTCGCCAGCCAGGTGACGGTGGCGGCGAGTCGCGCCGGATCCCGCTCGGCGGCGGACTCGATCAGCTCGATAGCCCGCAAGCCGAGGGCTTCCGCCTCGTCGAAGCGCCCCTGGCGGCGATAAATGACCCCCAAGGAGCCGACACAGGTGATGATCTCGGGATCGCCCGGATCCAGCTCCGCTTCGCGCAGCGCCAGCGCTCGCTCATAGAGGGCTGCCGCGCGATCGAGGTCGCTGCGCGTCATCGCGATCCGTCCGAGGGTCTGCAAGAAGCGAGCTCTGACCTGTGGTTGATCCGCCAGCTCGTCGCCCATCGACCCCTCCGCTCGGGCGATCAGCTCGTCCACCGACTCCGGGTCGTCCTCGCCACGATCCGGATCCGCCAGCTCGAAGAGGCCGATCAGGAAGTCCGACACCTGCTCGGCCTCGACCTGGGCCTGACGAGCGCGATCGGCTTCCAGATTGGCGCGGCGCGCTTCCTGAGTGCGCGCCACCACTCCCGCGGTCAAGACGCCGATCACCGCCGCCACCGCCAGCACCGTCCCGACATTGCGCCGCAGATAGCGCGACAGGTTGTAGCCCAGGGACGGTTCCCGAGCCTCCACCGGTCGATGTTGCAGGTAGCGCCTCAGGTCGGCCGCGAGACTCGCCGCGGAGTCGTAGCGGGCATCGCGATCCCGCGCCGTCGCCTTGACCAGCATGGCGTCGAGATCGCCCTGCAGATGGCGTCCGAGGGCTCGAGGGCCGACTGCGCGGCGTTCGGCGAGTGGCCCTCGACGGCCGGTGTCGAGCTCCGCCCAACGCCGGCTCGGCGGCGGCGGATCGATGGTTCGGGCGCGATGTAGCAGGGCCCCGACGCCGAGCTCCGAGGCCTCGTAGGGAGGCACCCCGACGAGCAGCTCGTAGAGCAGGATCCCGAGAGAGTAGACATCGGTTCGGGTGTCGACTTCGGAGCGAAGATCCCAACTCGCGGCCTCGGGGCTCATGTAGGCCGGCGAGCCCATCAACAGGCTCTGGCTGCGGTCCACCTTCAGATCGCCGACCCGTTCGGGGTCGGCATTGGGGGCCGAGGCCTCCGCTTCGTCGAGGGAACGGGCGATGCCGAAATCGATCACCTTGGCCACCGCCTGGCCATCGATCTCGGCGACCAACACGTTGGACGGCTTCAGATCCCGGTGCACCAGGCCCTTCTGGTGAGCGTGGCCGACCCCGGCACAGACGCCGAGAAAGAGCTCGATTCGAGCCCGGATCGACAGCCGATGGCGATCGCACCATTCGGTGATGTGAGAGCCCTCGACCCACTCCATGGCGACGAAGGCGCGGCGATCGTCCGCCACCCCGGCATCGTAGACAGCGGCGATATTGGGATGCTTCAACCGGGCGAGGGCTCGGCACTCGGCGGCAAATCGCCGAGTGCCCTGGTCACCCTCGAAGCCGTGGATCACCTTGAGGGCGATACGGCGCTCGATCGGCTCCCGCTGCTCGACGAGATAGACCGTCCCCATGCCCCCTCGACCGAGCTCTTCGAGGACCCGATAAGGCCCGACATGATCCGGCAGCGCGGGCCGAGCCGCGTCGTCCGAAGCCTCGAGAGCCAGACGATGCTCATCGGCGATGACATCAACCGCCTGGAGCACCGCCGGAATGCCGAGGAAGTCGGCCTTGAGGGCATCTTCCTCGCCGAGCAGCGATTCGACTTCGGCCCTGAGCTCGGAGTCGTCGGAGCATTCTCGATCGAGAAAGGCGGAGCGATCCGGCGGCTCGAGCTCGAGGGCCGCGTCGACCAGCTCGACGACTCGACGATAGTCGGACGGTGCCATGATTGAGCTCCGCGGCCGGTCTCGCGGCGATTGAGGAGGCGCCCTAGCGGGTCGGAAGGGCTTTTTCGACTCGCGCCACCACCATCTCGAGCGCGACCTGATTCGCCCCACCTTCGGGAATGATGACGTCCGCCCAGCGCTTCGATGGCTCGACGAACTCGAGATGCATCGGTCGCACCGAGTCTTCGTACTGGCGCATGATGTCCTCGACCTCGCGACCGCGCTCGCAGAGGTCGCGCTTCAAGCGCCGCAGGACCCTCAGATCAGCATCCGTATCGACGAAGATCTTGAGGTCGAGCAGCTCGCGGATCTCCGGCTCGGTGAAGATCAGGATGCCTTCCAAAACCACCACCGGCAGCGGCTCGACGCGCCGCGTCTCGGCGGTGCGGCGGTGCTCGACGAAGTCGTAGATCGGCACATCCACCCCACTGCCGGAGCGCAGCGCCCGGAGGTGCGAGATCAAGAGTTCGTTGTCGAGGGCGTCCGGGTGATCGAAGTTGTGGCGACGGATTCCCTCGACGCCGCCCCACTTCACATCGCGGTAGTAGCTGTCCTGCTCGAGAAGCCCGATGCGGCCCTCGTCGACGGCGTCGAGAATGGCGCGGGCGACGGTGGTCTTGCCGGATCCGCTCCCTCCGGCGACTCCGACCAAGAAGCATGGCGAGCTCATGGCGCCATTCTATGCCCAGCCGATAGGCGCCGACCGGTCAGGTCTGACAGGAGACACAGTAGAAGGTGCTGCGCCCGGTTTGGACGATGCGCCGCAGGGCCTGGCCACAGCGCCCGCAGGGTTCCCCCTCACGACCATAGACGTTCAGCGACACCTGGAAGTAGCCGCTTTGACCCTCCCCGTCGGCGAAATCGCTGAAGGTGGTGCCGCCCTCACCGATGGCTTCGGACAGCACCGCCTTGACCGCCGCGACCAGCCGATCCCAGCGCGCCGGCGCGATCCGCGCCACCGAGCGCTTGGGATGGACACCGGCTCGAAACAGGGCTTCGGAGGCGTAGATGTTTCCCACCCCGACGACCACGTTGGCATTCATCAGGAAGGGTTTGACCGGCCCGCGGCGGCCGCGAGCCGCGTCGCGCAGCGCATCACCGGTCCAGAGGTCGTCCAGGGGCTCGGGTCCGAGGTGGAGAAAATGGCGGTCGAACTCCAGGTCCTCGGTGGGCAGCGCAAAGACCAGACCGAAGCGCCGCGGATCGACGAACCGCAGGCGGCGACCGGAAGCCAGGGCAAAGGCGACGTGCTCGTGTTTGTCGCGGCCCTCGGCGCCTTCCGAAACCAGCAACTGGCCGCTCATCCCGAGGTGCACCACCAGCGTTCGTCCGCCCTCGAGATCGATCAGCAAGTACTTCGACCGGCGCCTCAGGCGCTCGATCCCGCGGCCGGCGACAGCCTGCTTCAATCCTCTCCGGTCGACCGCCTCGCGCAGATCCGCCGGTCCCACCCAGACCCCTTCGATGCGCTCTCCGACGAGGTGCGGCTCGAGACTTCGGCGCAGGACTTCAACCTCCGGTAACTCAGGCATATCCGCCATATTACCGCCCCCGAAGGCGGTAATCGAACGCAAAATCTCTTGACTTACGCCCCAGAAAGGCGTAAATAGAGCGTATGACAACGACGACCCTGCCCCTGTTTCCCACCCTCGCGCCGCTGCCGGCGCGCGTCGATGAACCGACGACGGAGCACATCGAGCTCGATCGCCGGCAGATTCTCCGCCGGGTGCAGGACGCACGCACCGGGACGGTCTGGGCTCTCGATCCCTACCGCGGCTGCGAGGCGGCCTGCATCCACTGCCCCAACCGCCGCGGGCACCACGCCTTCCAGCTCCTGCGGTGGCGAGACTTCGAGACCAAGATCTTCGTCGAGACCGGCGCCCCCAAGGCCCTCGAGCGCCATCTCCTGTGGCAAGAGTTCGCGGGCGAGACGCTCTCCCTCGGCCACTTCGCCGAT is part of the Acidobacteriota bacterium genome and encodes:
- the mutM gene encoding bifunctional DNA-formamidopyrimidine glycosylase/DNA-(apurinic or apyrimidinic site) lyase, with the protein product MPELPEVEVLRRSLEPHLVGERIEGVWVGPADLREAVDRRGLKQAVAGRGIERLRRRSKYLLIDLEGGRTLVVHLGMSGQLLVSEGAEGRDKHEHVAFALASGRRLRFVDPRRFGLVFALPTEDLEFDRHFLHLGPEPLDDLWTGDALRDAARGRRGPVKPFLMNANVVVGVGNIYASEALFRAGVHPKRSVARIAPARWDRLVAAVKAVLSEAIGEGGTTFSDFADGEGQSGYFQVSLNVYGREGEPCGRCGQALRRIVQTGRSTFYCVSCQT
- a CDS encoding PilT/PilU family type 4a pilus ATPase; this translates as MATIDKLLLALAAKKMDCLVLEPGRRPCLRKGGTDHEVTKTPLDGPVIDRLLREIAPPGEVPEAQEQDRWEFDYAVGQRVFRFFGLNTPNGWLVSVTHDPTAKVPEPPPETMQPPMPEPALFEPPAAGDSLESAPPPQNLWPKGGGGSSAAADSVLTAEAGPSLAEPVQTELPKIEPPQLEPPKVEPTAPTAGAPSPPEVPKIQPTVSPPVLPATETGSPRPSSPEPPATPTEAAQAPPRPVLVTEPPPPVPDPRDETVPPTDPRLEASATGSFEVSDVRPLLVEVIGRGASDLHLAPGQQPRLRIDGTLEILTGYSGPRADVLERLLRDVTPDSAWRELDRVGDTEFAFELEGRGRFRAHLYRDRRGIGGAFRLIPPEILSLEELGLPEITKSLTGLPDGLILVAGSTSSGKTTTLAALLDEINRNRTAHIVTLEEPVEFIFPTRKSLVVQRQIGSDSETYKIALKAALRKDPDVIAVGELRDPETASLALETADTGHLVFSTVHASSAASAVSRLIDQFAPAEQPRIRRMLASSLRAVLHQTLLRRKGGGRVAAYEILLITRSIAELIRNQRSSEIPNAMEQGRKQGMVLRDDALHRLVVMGLVEPREAYRHAQDRPTFQARLRSLEEESGASGDDTA
- a CDS encoding SLC13 family permease — protein: MEVALLAGIVLFTTASFAKQWLPIDVTALTALGLLLLFDLVTPQEAIAGFSNPAVITVMMMFVLSDSLVHSGVVNRLGHRIAHLSGRSMWKAAVLLLLLTGALSAFINNTAAVAILMPVGILIAKHYRISPSKILMPLSFISILGGTCTLIGTSTNLLVSSMAAESGLEPFSIFEFAWVGGLLFVVGGAYLLLVPMRFLPSRSILSSLTRKYHMGAFLTEVKVPADSRLIGKTVAEEEISDRFQLNVLEILRGELKISMDLRNTRIAAGDVLIVRGSMEDILSCKEHYSLLLLSDTKLGDESLSDESNILVEVQLSPTSQLVGQTLKQIDFRKRYGCFVLALNRTGEMIHRKIAFIPLEHWDTLLVFGPRARIEALNGLEDFTPLQEVDVRLRLSRRWWISAAIIPIVVLLAATGVMPILKASILGVVAMLLTRTIQIQQAYKAINWTVIFLIAAVLPIGKAMVNTGLDSLIGDSLAAVGGPYGPVAVLAMMVVFTSLLSEVISNNSAAVMMVPIALSVASTLGVDPKPLLMGITFAASMSFMTPIGYQTNTMVYGPGGYRFTDFTRAGAPLSIFCWITAILLIPRIWPF
- a CDS encoding ECF-type sigma factor; the encoded protein is MNQVAPDPRGEVTQLLGELRRGRDDALERLIGFVYGELRRVAMGLIRRERSGHTLKATEVVHEAYLRLFDRDTLVWDDRRHFFGSAAIAMRRVLIDHARRVTAGKRIPKDELIPIELADDYLVNPFDIEILALDQALDRLAVIDPRQAQIIELRYFAGLTAAEVAELLEISRGTVTREWRVSRLWLRREMRQIEVES
- a CDS encoding tetratricopeptide repeat protein; the protein is MAPSDYRRVVELVDAALELEPPDRSAFLDRECSDDSELRAEVESLLGEEDALKADFLGIPAVLQAVDVIADEHRLALEASDDAARPALPDHVGPYRVLEELGRGGMGTVYLVEQREPIERRIALKVIHGFEGDQGTRRFAAECRALARLKHPNIAAVYDAGVADDRRAFVAMEWVEGSHITEWCDRHRLSIRARIELFLGVCAGVGHAHQKGLVHRDLKPSNVLVAEIDGQAVAKVIDFGIARSLDEAEASAPNADPERVGDLKVDRSQSLLMGSPAYMSPEAASWDLRSEVDTRTDVYSLGILLYELLVGVPPYEASELGVGALLHRARTIDPPPPSRRWAELDTGRRGPLAERRAVGPRALGRHLQGDLDAMLVKATARDRDARYDSAASLAADLRRYLQHRPVEAREPSLGYNLSRYLRRNVGTVLAVAAVIGVLTAGVVARTQEARRANLEADRARQAQVEAEQVSDFLIGLFELADPDRGEDDPESVDELIARAEGSMGDELADQPQVRARFLQTLGRIAMTRSDLDRAAALYERALALREAELDPGDPEIITCVGSLGVIYRRQGRFDEAEALGLRAIELIESAAERDPARLAATVTWLANLHYRLHRFDEAIAGHRRALEIRRSELADNPGAIGESLNNLGVALRGFGRYGEARPILREAEGFFIEAFGDQHPLVVGCWLNLAGIEEQLGGWEEAERLLRRAASAWQEVHGPTHHRTLLARRALGALWRRGSRADEAIVHLEGLLAEQEAAGEGDAREIGRTLRELGRALLLAEDFAGAERVLGRALELYGQDQFAVRRVQTDLAQVAWKRGDLASAVAAFEPLLAESVRQRGEDHPVSAVMFRRLGTVRIEQGLYDEAEALLDQALKTHETLYDVPTRDVAQDLFQLGRLRLKQGRREEGAEFLRRALEIFEGVLPDDHPELLEARAEAVAAAS
- the udk gene encoding uridine kinase → MSSPCFLVGVAGGSGSGKTTVARAILDAVDEGRIGLLEQDSYYRDVKWGGVEGIRRHNFDHPDALDNELLISHLRALRSGSGVDVPIYDFVEHRRTAETRRVEPLPVVVLEGILIFTEPEIRELLDLKIFVDTDADLRVLRRLKRDLCERGREVEDIMRQYEDSVRPMHLEFVEPSKRWADVIIPEGGANQVALEMVVARVEKALPTR